The following are encoded in a window of Rosa chinensis cultivar Old Blush chromosome 4, RchiOBHm-V2, whole genome shotgun sequence genomic DNA:
- the LOC112198618 gene encoding uncharacterized protein LOC112198618, with protein sequence MECDQVQEAEGASVVPERFPLQKAMPSPKCMQDGSAAMAEEMEEVNLSDDPVVQKNISISTYLSPEERGCLISLLREYRDVFAWSYEEMPGLDPNLVCHTMNVQLGAKPVVQSRRNYHPNDEQQIKQEVEKLLASGFIKPIKHPTWLANIVPVKKKSGQIRVCVDFRDLNKACPKDEFPLPNMDVLIDSTSGHGMLSFMDGFSGYNQIKMATRDAEKTAFRTPYGNFYYTVMPFGLKNASATYQRAMTVVFHDIMGKEVEDYVDDLVVKSKTRSEHWGIDVDPSKIRAIASHPPPSSQKELKSFLGRLSYIRRFIPGLAAVIQAFTPLLKKGNKFTWNAECKEAYLKVQQLITKLPTMKAPTPGVPLKVYLASTNAAVGALLAQDGEAGEEFPIYNVSKLLRGAETRYPKAERLCLALVYAAQRLRHYFLAHKLQLMVKTDLVRYLLTKPMLSGRLARWLLQLSEFNIVCTTPRPIKGQAVIDMITLFPEEEGFDVSHDILRELPGMTVVVEEEEPWTLHFDGSATANGGGAGVVLVDPKGHAKPLSFKLNFSCTNNVEEYEAFIAGLATAHELRVKRIRVIGDSNLVISQLKGDFAVKEVTLAPYRTLAEKLIKKFEQITLEHIPGSTNRYADALATLGSKLSFTKEQPNITVIQNNKPCVEAMIFSSPSSEKDWREFVKDEMAQLDKEDRLRTLGDYSLIFGELYKRLPGGVLARCVDEEEAQRRLQEVHEATCGVEQVVSLYRRLQRRGYYWPNMKKQAVEMQLSCSKCSSTLSEQEGFTAAITEDWRSPYLEYLISKTLPEDRKHAYKIKKTVKRYFVDGSTLYRKGFNGEPLRCLGTTECQQVLQEVHAGECGEHQGRKKLYRQLLDLGYYWPNMREDDYNTVKKCHTCQAHGNLSHKPSALLQDMKTPWPFHTWWLALVGTIHPPSGGFIWILTATESFTKFGIPYKIVSDNGTPFVNQEVSKTLKGYGIKHMRSTPYYPQGNGQAEATNKTLVRILSKMVHEYKGGWSTHLPDALWAYRTSPRSATGFSPYSLVYGSEAVLPVELIIPTARVLAVNDLEWDDESCTKWRTMDLEAADERRRQAEARAEAYRQRVTKA encoded by the exons ATGGAGTGTGATCAAGTTCAAGAGGCAGAAGGGGCTTCCGTGGTACCTGAGAGATTTCCCCTTCAAAAAGCAATGCCATCGCCAAAGTGTATGCAGGATGGAAGTGCTGCTATGGCAGAGGAAATGGAAGAAGTCAACCTGAGTGATGATCCCGTTGTTCAGAAAAATATTTCCATCTCCACCTATTTGTCACCTGAAGAAAGAGGCTGCCTCATCTCTTTATTAAGAGAATATAGGGATGTCTTTGCCTGGAGCTATGAGGAGATGCCGGGATTAGACCCGAATCTGGTGTGTCACACTATGAATGTGCAGTTAGGAGCGAAACCAGTGGTGCAGTCAAGAAGAAATTACCATCCCAATGATGAGCAGCAAATCAAGCAAGAAGTTGAAAAACTCTTAGCCTCTGGTTTCATCAAGCCGATCAAGCACCCTACTTGGCTGGCAAATATTGTTCCTGTAAAGAAAAAGAGTGGTCAGATACGAGTTTGTGTTGACTTCAGGGATTTGAATAAAGCATGTCCAAAAGATGAATTCCCGTTGCCAAACATGGATGTCCTCATAGATTCGACCTCAGGCCATGGGATGCTGTCGTTCATGGATGGGTTCAGTGGCTATAACCAAATTAAAATGGCTACCAGGGATGCTGAAAAGACGGCTTTCCGCACACCATATGGAAATTTTTACTATACAGTCATGCCATTTGGCTTGAAGAACGCTAGCGCTACCTATCAAAGGGCGATGACGGTAGTATTCCATGACATCATGGGAAAAGAAGTGGAGGATTACGTCGACGATCTGGTGGTGAAATCTAAGACTAGAAGTGAGCACTGGG GCATTGATGTTGATCCCAGCAAGATCCGGGCCATTGCATCTCATCCACCACCCTCAAGTCAGAAGGAATTAAAGAGTTTCTTAGGAAGATTGTCTTACATAAGACGCTTCATACCTGGTTTAGCTGCTGTGATCCAGGCGTTCACACCTCTGTTGAAAAAAGGGAACAAATTTACGTGGAACGCTGAATGCAAGGAGGCTTACTTGAAGGTTCAGCAGCTCATCACCAAGCTCCCAACCATGAAAGCACCAACTCCAGGCGTCCCCTTAAAGGTGTATTTGGCCTCCACCAATGCAGCGGTAGGAGCATTATTAGCACAAGATGGTGAAGCTGGAGAAGAATTTCCTATTTACAATGTGAGCAAGCTTTTGAGGGGAGCTGAAACACGCTACCCTAAGGCAGAAAGGCTTTGTTTAGCGCTTGTCTATGCAGCCCAAAGATTACGTCACTATTTTTTGGCCCACAAGCTTCAACTTATGGTGAAGACTGATTTGGTCAGATATTTACTGACGAAACCAATGCTATCAGGGCGGTTAGCAAGATGGCTGCTCCAGTTGTCTGAGTTCAACATTGTATGTACGACACCAAGGCCTATCAAGGGACAAGCCGTGATCGACATGATCACCCTCttcccagaagaagaaggatttgATGTTTCTCATGACATACTCAGAGAGTTACCTGGAATGACAGTAGTGGTTGAAGAAGAGGAGCCTTGGACCCTTCACTTCGATGGGTCAGCCACGGCTAATGGAGGGGGAGCTGGAGTTGTACTCGTGGATCCAAAGGGGCATGCCAAACCCCTTTCGTTTAAACTAAACTTCTCGTGCACTAATAATGTGGAAGAGTATGAAGCTTTTATTGCTGGGCTTGCAACTGCACATGAATTGAGAGTCAAGAGAATCAGAGTGATTGGGGATTCAAACCTAGTCATTAGTCAATTGAAGGGAGATTTTGCAGTGAAAGAAGTAACCTTGGCACCCTATAGGACTTTGGCAGAAAAGTTAATTAAGAAGTTTGAGCAGATAACTCTTGAGCATATTCCTGGCAGCACTAACAGATATGCAGACGCTTTAGCTACCCTTGGTTCCAAGCTTTCATTCACAAAGGAGCAACCCAACATCACTGTAATCCAAAACAACAAACCATGTGTAGAAGCTATGATTTTCTCAAGCCCATCAAGTGAGAAAGATTGGCGGGAATTTGTCAAGGATGAGATGGCTCAGTTGGACAAGGAAGATAGACTCAGAACACTGGGAGACTATAGTTTGATATTTGGAGAGTTGTACAAGCGTCTTCCAGGAGGAGTATTAGCCCGCTgtgtagatgaagaagaagctcagAGGAGACTGCAAGAAGTACATGAGGCCACTTGTGGGGTTGAGCAGGTGGTCAGCTTATACCGGAGGTTGCAACGTAGGGGTTATTACTGGCCAAACATGAAGAAACAAGCAGTGGAGATGCAACTCTCATGTTCTAAGTGCTCCTCAACTTTGTCAGAACAGGAAGGATTTACGGCAGCAATTACCGAAGACTGGAGGTCACCATACTTGGAATACCTCATAAGTAAAACACTGCCGGAAGATCGTAAGCATGCGTACAAGATCAAAAAGACGGTGAAAAGGTATTTTGTGGATGGGAGCACGCTGTATAGAAAGGGATTCAATGGTGAGCCATTAAGGTGCCTTGGGACTACTGAATGTCAACAAGTTCTACAAGAAGTGCATGCTGGGGAATGTGGAGAGCATCAAGGAAGAAAGAAGCTTTACCGGCAGCTGTTAGACTTGGGATACTACTGGCCTAACATGCGTGAAGATGATTATAACACGGTCAAGAAGTGTCACACATGCCAAGCACATGGAAACTTGAGTCACAAGCCATCAGCGTTGTTACAAGACATGAAAACACCTTGGCCATTTCACACTTGGTGGTTGGCCTTGGTAGGAACCATTCACCCACCTTCTGGGGGCTTCATATGGATTCTCACAGCAACTGAGTCTTTCACCAA ATTTGGTATTCCTTACAAAATTGTGTCTGACAATGGAACACCCTTCGTCAATCAAGAAGTAAGCAAGACACTCAAGGGATACGGAATCAAGCACATGAGATCAACACCTTATTATCCTCAAGGAAACGGCCAAGCTGAAGCTACAAACAAGACGCTCGTCAGGATCTTAAGTAAGATGGTACATGAATACAAGGGAGGATGGAGCACTCATCTACCGGATGCCTTATGGGCTTATCGCACCTCACCTAGGAGCGCCACCGGGTTTTCCCCATATTCCTTGGTTTATGGGTCCGAAGCAGTTTTACCAGTGGAGCTTATCATCCCGACGGCTAGAGTGCTAGCTGTTAACGATCTAGAGTGGGATGATGAATCTTGTACTAAGTGGAGAACGATGGACCTTGAAGCAGCAGATGAGAGGCGAAGACAAGCAGAAGCAAGGGCAGAAGCGTATCGGCAAAGAGTGACTAAAGCTTAG